The nucleotide window TATGTGACAGGCCCAATGCATTCTTTTAAGaatacaactttatttaaggCATAGGTAAATATGTAACGTAGTTAATGCAGAGTAGTCTTTAAATCAAACTCTGTATCATAAAACTTTCAACTTTCAAGAAAAGTTAGCGGTCTATGGAGATTATATGAAGATTAAATtgattttaaaactttaaaaaggaCATGAAGTATCTGAATTATTTcttaaaatattacatttttactGTTTTCATGACTGAAATATTACATAAAATAGCAAACTTATTATTCGGTgcaaaatggaaatatttttTCGGTGCAAATCTATATCATAACCATAGCAATTAAGAAGTAAGAAGTTATATTATATACTTTGTATAATACAGGATTATCACGAGTTAACAGTATTTACATATATTACTAATGCAACAAGGATAAACGTACTACATTTACGTagacattacgttttgttacctggagagatttgatcatgtctcacctcctttgccaaccaaatcgacggtaataactcttgtagtgagggatcaacatttaaccacaaattgcctcaggcaaaactcacttcctgggaaccaaataccacacaaggtcatttttatgtaactcattgacccatttgtgttatatactgcctctagctataatgacatccttgtgatccgGTCAACTCatatacgaacctcaggagggaattcaatttttgaccaattctctccaggtagtgaaacgtaatgaaaaATGTCGATTATGTAAGTACCATCTTGATACTGAAATAGGCCAAACCAATAGATATCAATAATGCCGTTATTTTAAGTCGTATCTTGTAAAACCATCAAAACATAAAAAACACCCTATTAAACACACTATcacgcaggggcgtagcaagagcctggACAAGAAACAGTGCGAGGCCCTatacacagggccggatttaccaatgGACCAGAGGGGCCCACAAAATTGTCCTGTGCACGTTCCTCTTAGACCGATTGCAAAAGGTTGCGCGCTTCGAGCATATCATACTCGCCCTTCACATAACAAAATTccccttcattttgggctaaaatggtctgaaattaaaaatttatttcgCGCGCAAAATGTCCTAGTAAGATCAGGGTAAAATATCCTTATCTCCCATTTTTGATTTGCTATGCTTCTAtcaccactgtcgatcttatagtatGCCCCCAATAAACGGTAAACCAAACTTGGcctcttgagtgcacatgccttcctcatggtgaGTTTGGGCGTCCAGATTTTGGCCTTTTAATATATATCTCCTTAATCAgcgcttatttcattttctcttttgcttggggcccctgaaccctcggggcccatggacttcatccatcctgcccccccccccacccccgcttGATACGCCCCTGCTATCACGGTATTGCAAAAACTTAAGTTTACCATTCTACAAGCCACACTCGACCTGACCTGTCCCTATGAAATCTATACACTCCTTGAATGggatattaccatgattactgtcatgtcttccatgagtGCATGGACTTCATTTGGAACAGACAACTATAACTTATTTTACACAGCGATAGAATCTAGATGGTCCGGGTGTTgagataatttaaataaatagaaAAAGAAACACCTTGACGTCCAATACACCAACTTGAAACTGACTCCATCCCAGCAGTAtaacaacataataatattaaGACAGTCATATCCCAGccaacacactacgttttcacgactTTCGCTGACTTTGTACGTCGCACAgtgacgtatttacaacgttattACCCGGATATGATTTTAAAAATCCTTGAACATTCGGTGATGGCGTGGTATTTACGTCTTAAAAACGTACAAAGTTAACTTTCTATAATTGATACGATTATCACAACGTTCGATTGGACTTAATAGAGACGCCTGAATAATACGTTTCCAACATGACGTCGAAATACCGTCATAGTGACGTCATATGAACGTCCGAAAATCAATGTCTGAAAATAATGTCTTCACAACACGAGTTCAcaaatttacgtatttacaacgtagatAACTTAGCCTACATACAGTCATCCTTAGCTCTGAATATGTTCTTGCCAATGTACGACGTTGACTTGTAtacgacgttgtaacaacgtaaaATTGTTGGCTGGGATATTCAAATCAATAATAGATTTAGATGCGATTGTTACTGCGGCATTGTGTCTTCATCCAGATGTGCCCAAACACCCAGTACAAATGATTCTATCTGGCATTCGTTCTGTCCTCTGATGATTCGGAAGTAACCATCTTCGCCCCAGCTTGTTCCCCAGGAGTTTGCACAaagctaaaatgaaaataaaaatgaatacacAATTTTACGTTTTCGAAGTTAACACATTCAGAGAAATGTTGCAGATGTATGTTCAGTTCGAAGCTGATATTCACAGGGTAAAAGGTGGGGGTACCCATTTTCAAAAGATATTGTAAGTTCTCGTTCACAGTCGCTCAACTTTCCATTTTTTTGCCTACTAGAGCTTACTAAAAGGTGCTTATCACTGCCATTCATGTTGCGATATTTTCATGAATTATTCTTATCCGATATTCCCCAATTCAATTCAATCCAATATTCAAATAAGCCTGATTTGctaataatgatattgatgatCGCTACACAGTCCTTTTTAGCAGAAAAGGGGATAATTTCAGCATggcacctgttaccaactgtcaacatttgacagcAATTGCGTTAGAagaaggtcactttctggaaagctggaatGAACAAGGTCACCTGATGTTACTAATAGTTtgatcggcgggaattgttaggcttttgccACTACGTCGAAAAGTAGACcggagtgatatagttgacatgtctggtctatattttgtgtgttaaagaaagtagacaaaatatgGGACttcaatttgtgatgcttctggcgagatgccacatgacaattctcaaaatataatatattgatattaatccgcgatgttataaggcccgccgaataCGAGCTAATCAAACTATAATTCCCTATCCTCTGTTAAAGTCAATGCAATATGACAACGTGATTCAATATCATGGAAAGGAATCGAACTCCTTTGGGAACTCATGCTGTTAAAAATAATTGCTAAAGTAAATATGTTAAAGGACCTGTAGCGTAATTGTAGTTTATTTGTTTATCTTTGTGACTGATGACAAGAAAATATTGTATTTTCTTAAAACCCTAAGTTTGTATCAAcctataacccagcaaacacaatgtcgggttatataaagggggtaaaacgtttcaatatcaattaaaaaacatttttgaaaacttgatgcaaaacattctgaacagaacttggaacaagttcattaggaatgttgattttaaCTGTAATCAACTGCCCTCTACGGTGTCTCCCGTTACCCATAAAAgaaaacagtcagatgtgatgagtttccagtctgatgaagccactagtgtagtggtgaaacgtcactaaaaggTGAGTTTAACACCATCGTTTTTGCAGGAATtgtttaaaatgaacaaaaatgaacaattttgaacagcatgaagtgttgacaaaatatttagcaaaaatgtttgctccaaatatttTAGAATAACGTTTAAAAGACGTTTTCATGattttgtataacccgacatttaaatattattaaaatgttttgaataaacctTATAATATAACATAAGccccaatcctaaccctaaacataaccctaaatctaaccATAACTCTAGTCCTAACACTTATCcgtaacattattttgtaaattaaatctaatactggaactaaaatttgcaactcactttgctacgttgcgtccgaaaacttcagacttcgtcaggcatctgattgtagatgttgtgatgacgtcaggtgTTGTGACGTCACAAcacctgacgtcatcacaacatcgtaacgtagcaaagtgagttgcaaaataaattagatttaatttacaaaataatgttttgaactactggatacaaaatctacatctacaccaagatacttaaccgtaaccctaacctaACACTATATCCCTAACCCTATgcttactctaaccctaaccctaaccttatcctGGCCCTAATCATAACATAAAACGCTTTATACCATCACTTTAACCATTTTCGGACTAATAAACCTTCGTACTAATTCACAAGGATAGTATAGGAATAAACATTTGTATTCCTCTTTTGAAGTGTGcagacagtatctaaattattaCCAAATTTACCAATAATATTTGGGGTTTTCGTACATTGGtgaaataaatatgttgaaatgaaACATGAACTTACCCAATAATCTTTGGGGTCTCTTGGATCTGAGTAATCCGTTCCCCATCCTATGATTCTGATAGAATGCCAGCCGGTTTCCTTCTGATCGGGTGAATCATTTGCTGCGGCATCCGAATATTTATATACACCTCCTGCATATGCGTAAAAGTCTTCTTTAACCTCGAATGAAGCTGAAATAAGAAAAGTGAAAAGATCATACAAATTAAAGGTAAATTAAATATGTCTATAAACAGTTCCCAAAACGAATTGCCATCCGATATTCTAGAGATTTCTGACGCAACAACAATAATATTGCGTGAATTAGTTTTAGCCGAAATGTATTTGAACAGTGAAttacgtcataggatgttacgatgtagcgcccctcccccctccctgggcatcagcaggtttatatcccaaataggatctatttctagtcCTTGGTCACGATTTAGTCTCGGTTTTTGAGTCCTTATCTGTATGGCATCAAGAACTCTCCGGTAAAAATTCTTTTGCTCCCGTTCATACAAGCACCTTGACGTTTCCCCAATCAATCTGGTGACCTTTAGATCTCACTACATGTTCTCTGACCGCTGATTTAGAGCTgccattctgtcaatcatatgatgtcatcagtgagagatatcccgattgtagacaagatatcaacacagcatcaccatctgctgaagacgctagtcggactagtgaaaacgttccaggtgagcaaaaaatagtgtagtgttgaagttttaaTTTATTAAACTTTAACTTTTTATCTACCACtatgtatgaatatccactcgtgtATTTAAACAGATATAAATAAATACCTTGAACAGGTCCATTGCTCATTATTTCAGCACGTATGTCATCCTCCTGAAATTGAAAAAGTGGTAAAATTAGTCAAGTAATATAATATTTCACACTAAAAGTAGGTATACCACCTCAAAAAAGGATTCCAACAACGCAACAAAGAGAcagcacagtttcttcaatgaatctttatttaaaacagtttttatttcagtttttgctcctATGTACTTTTAATaacgcacaaattagccattcaccgctctcaaaccagatgtctagtccgtggagttttgtataggccagtttgtcacttttaaaaccagaccttcgtctaatcaaatgcttgtaactttgcatcttgaagtcacattggattcaatggggtgtcataatgtgcaggattagatagtgcatctattaaaaaaacaagtttactccaatatggttcagttttgaaattgtgattatttttccaaagtgtaaggatacttttttggcgcagtataatctTTCCTGACTTTGTTaaagcaaaaatatttaaaaatctcttattgaataatcataataaatcAACTAAATAAACTATATGTTaacaatttcggccaatctgcagacaaataaaagctgaaAATGCCACTTATTCAATAagagatttttaaatatttctcaaaacttatagcgcattggtgacaagtaagatatgtaaatgCTGATTAACATGTTTGTAAGTTCAAATATTATAACACTATGTTATACACTGAAAACTTAAACTAGTCAGGCAGTTGCTtgactaacttaaagctagtcaagcaggttaGTCCAGCCCGCCTGACcaacctaacgttagtcaagccCGTATCTcaagctagtcaagcctgctggactaacttgaaattttgataagctagtcaagcctgcttgactaacgtgtaaTGCGGTGCTTGACTAACTTACAATATCGATGGCTTGACTAACTTGAAGATGCAaaccggcttgactagctttaggttagtcaagtcggcttgactagctttagttagtcaagccggcttgactaacctTAGGTTGGTCAAGCCAATGACTTTCGTAACTTTCATTTCGCAATACTAAATTGCGCAACCGCTTGAACATGCATGTTCAACAAATAGGAAATTGCTTTGAAATGACTGCCCCATTGTACGTAGTTGTCTTGTTATAGTTAAAAATATTGTCGGAATGGAAAGTTTAGGATTGACAACCTGGCACTAGCATTATTGTTTAACAACATTATACTGTTTATATTTGTAAGAGCTTTCTGATGGTTATTAATGTAATTTAGGGATATTCACAAGCTATTACAGAGTTTAAAATCTAAGGTAAGCATACTAAACATGATAAGTACTGATAATAAATTTCACGAGTAGTAAGTGCCTCCGTGGTCTAGTGGTGAGTGTAGAGGGTTTGGAATCTCCAGGTCCGAGTTCAATTCCCAATGAAGGTAAGTGGTCATAAATTTGTTGTAATCATGATAACCAGGTAAGAGGATTTTCTTCAAGTAATATATCAGCTTCAAAACGCAAAATTATGGGAATAAATCCCACCAGACAAGATAAAATTCcccatttgtctctttttttcccttttttttaccaGTAACGTGGTTTGCAGCACGCTAGTCAagcaagctagtcaagcagctgcctgactagcttaggactgcttgactaacgttaggttagtcaaaatggacaccatctggactaacgtaaagttagtcataaactagtcgagcgactaacgtaaggctagtcaagcaggcttgactaacgtccaagctagtcaggcaggttagtcaagcctgctcgaCTAACATCAAAGTTAGTCaagcacgttagtcaagcaggcttgactagccttacgttagtcaagatgggcaccatctggactaactttacgttagtcaaGCTGACCAATATAAGTTTTCAGTgtatatacatacatgtgtgcAAATGTAAACACTGGCATTGATTTGTAAACACTGTGATTAATGTGTTTATGTGTTGGTATGTTAAAATTATTATGGCACTGTTAAACACACAAGTGTGAAAATGTAAACACTAGCATTGATTTGTAAATGCTGATTAACATGTTTGTAAGTTTAAGATATTATAACACTGTTAAAGATAAAAGTGTGAAAATGTAAACACCGGTGTTGATTTGTAAATGCTGATTAACGTGTTTGTATGTTAAAAATATCATAACACTATGTTAAACATACATGTGTGCAAATGTAAACACTGGCATTGATTTGTAAACACAGATGTTAATAAAATGCAAGTTGAACACGATAAaggtgtttattaagtgttgctcgcTCATTAACGTGTTTTCGTGTTGAAATAATTGATACTTAAACATGCTTAAAGTTGAACATGTGTGTTAATAATTTAACACACATGTTTAATAATTTAACACATATGTTTAAAAATTAACACTGGTGTTATTCTCTGAAGACTTGAAATCACttacactaatgtttgtaatataacaccaagtgttaatttatgaacattagtgttagaaccattaacattagtgttagaaccattgacatgaattatgtgtttattaagtgttgctctgaataaacacaatatggtgtttaaataaaaacacttgtttttgcagtgtatatggcaaggactacaactacggcactgaaaattcagcaactcaaggcaagtagttatattgatttatttatcaaatattggttttccctcatttttggctgtaactccacaaatgttgtctgtgctgaaataaaatttccagtgtagcagttgtagtccttgcccctataatatacatatcttacttgtcaccaatgctctataatttttgagaaaaacgcaaaaataggcacaaaatttggcaggggtgtagtacccccttaataaagacaaaatatacTGTTGTTTACCTTTGTGGAAATCCTGTAAGGTGGGCTAGTTTTATATTTTCCTGATGTTTCCTTCACATTGGGGCATGGTTCTGTGACTTCGCCTGGTAACATACAACTGTATTTCTTCATTTCAGCGTCTTTACTCTGCCCACTCATATAGGGATAACAATTGTCAGTAACAACACTGAAAGGAAATAAaatatgggaaaataaaataacaagaaaatacGATTCTTTACTTTTCTTCCTAATTTCCACAAatttgcaaactttttttttttctactacTCTTTGCGTAAATCTGCAACGTGTATGAAAGCATAAGTGTACTTGAGTCATtttgagcaaaacccaagaatcggtCACTAGAGCCAGGTTTCACCAACCCATTTTGGGGTTTTAACGGGCTAAACCTAAGATTCAATCGGATGCTACAATAAGAGTACCCTGCATGTTTTGCAGGTTATTCCTAGGGATGTAATTCAAAACCTTAGAATAGCTACCCGGATTTGAGTTTTGCCTGGCTAAACCCAAGATTCGGaggctattcgccacttgcacggttccgccattatgcactatatgcggggagagcctcgaactggcagcatacatgaaaggaagaattacgtaaccttacacagaatgttatatgactggttcaattcccattcatgtatgctgccagttcgaggctctccccgcacatagtgcataatggcggaaccgtgcaagtggcgaatacccTAGTATCGATGCCCATTCTTAGGAATGGACTGCAAACCCTAGAATCGAtacccgatttgagttttgcTGAGCTATTTCTTAGTTTGGGGAGCAGAACCTAAGAATGGGCTGGGGAAACCCGGGTATAGCGACCGATTCTTGGGTTTGCGGCTCTAAATGATACACTTATGATTCCATAAAACGTGTATTATTCAAGTTATACAGATGGAGGGTTTCAACCTCTTCGCCGTCGGACGAGTATAAAACTGTCAAACTGTCATCAGAATTAGCTCCGACTAAAGGAAAACagaattgtgacgtgtcatgtcaaaaggagacacttttgggcaggatatcaattttgaggtttttacatgtcttaattaaagagatattttgcgccacaacgccgttttcccctatgaaatcgaacattcctaagcgaagatattgagttcgtaagttatggtattataaaattggaaattgagatatcggcctttaaaaatatcattgacaatgttgagagtaggaattaccttgacaaatgtctcaaaaaatacaagatgccagttatattccggtctgatactatcagacaatatttttaacattaataacatcacaaattcgcaacaaacccaaattgtgaaaaagtcaccccgggcagatttttggctatttctccatttacgatcctgcccaaaagtgtctctttttgacatgacacgtcacaattatccGGAGTTATGCATTACGAATGTAGTATAACTTGTCTAAACGAATATCAATAGTAGGTTGGTAATAATAAGTGCACTGGTCTTCGAAATCAATTAAtctgtatagatgaggtgacctatgatgtcacatgtttacattcagaccgccctctgttgtttcaaaccaggcaaaataacataggagtgtctatgacagactacataaatctctttaaaactcaacttttaaaaacctttgaagttttgtgtgatactatgtatatagcttgatgcatttataaacaagattgataccatttttagtattatttgctttgaaaccaaagttaatgaataaaaatcatcttctcccatgtaaactatagtgttttttgcctgacagttttgatcacagaccaacatagggcgtatcaaatgtaaacacatgtcacctcatctatagtcgGACGAAGTAATGGCTCGGTTAAAAGGGAAACGGGCATCCAGTGGTACCGATGGTCAAGAGGAAGAGAGAATTTAGAGCTAATCacggttgttgttttttgttgttgttttttgagggtgtttgtatttttgttttttttaccatTAACGAATGTGGTCGGTTTACGAATCATAGATAGCAGTAAACCGtctctttttttgtttttaatgattGCATAGATGGCGGCATTGTCGATATTTTCACAGTACAACATTACAAAGGCATACATGCTTTACCGTGGTCTCTACTACGCTCGGGGATTCGCTTAAAGCAATCCACGGATTATATAGGCTAGAGACGGTTCATAATGATCGGGTATTCGTCAATTTGAGGAAATAATATTTGCATATAATACATACCCTCGCTTCCTCATATACCACCAGGCTCTGTCAAGATGGCCTCCATCACATCCTCGTTGTCCTCTTGTATTACATGATAACAAATTCTGCGGTGATAACAGCATGTCCATTTTACCTTCTGACTGAATGGCATGGCGGTCAGATGCAACAGCTAAAATCAGAAATAAATTATGATATAATAACAATCAGATTTTAAAATAAAGTTACATGTGGTTGTTTTTCTAGGCATTAGCAGTAAGAAACTCTCATCTTGTAGAGGCTGTTGACAAGTGTTCGCCAATAGATAGCAATTAACATCTTTGCTGAAGTGAACATTTGATCTTATATCAGGGACTGGTGGCCACTTGGTGGTGGCTGACAATATTTGATCCCGGTATCTCTACAGCAAGGTCATGTGATCTAATAGACCTTCATGGTCTTTGTTTGACATGAACAGCAAACGTATACGCTTGCCTTTGGAGTTCGTTTCTATTAGTATTACGGTACCTCCTCCTTAAACACGGTATTCATTTTTTACCTTACATGGCGGATTTGAGCGTTACGTATGCATGGTATGGTACAATTTGAGTCGGTAATcttttagtataggcctactatcttTGGCAGGTACAGATGgttctgtgtcatatactggggtacccaaaaaggtggttacTTGTTGATGATTAGCATGGATTTTAAAACACTGTCTCTTAAAGACACTGtctcacttagaagattcaattaggtcttaaattgaggctaagcTATACGATTACTACTCTATAATATCCTGTATTTAAgataatttgtaattattttatgACGTTTGAAATGAAATGTGTCAAGGGTGGTTGTGGATTAGGGGGAGGCGGATTAAGGGGAGGGACTAaaatcgtaaatttgatctaaacccCCATTGAATCTAGTATCTTTgtttatgaaaatcggttaagAAAATGAAAgggtgcgggcaaaaacaatcgaACAGTGGGggtatttacccccccccccccccctcctcttttCAACATTCACAATCATTCTAAGCAAGTATTAGTCTCTTAAATGACCTTATGTACTCATTTAgacatttctttttcaaaatactCAGGATGATGACCCACATCAAATGAGACTTTTAGGTAAACATTTCAGTTTCTTTACTAGGTAACTATGGTACCCAGTTTATGACACACGACCAGATATATTTTCAACCACCAACCTGTTGTCGAAAACGCCCATGAGCTTCCACAATGTCCCTGGTCCATTACTTTCTCAATAAATCCAGGCCACTTATCACGGGCATCAAAGCTATCTGGTAGCGGTGTCTCATACTCTAATTTCACCTCCGTCATACGGGACACCATTTCCGCTGGTTCTAGTGTACCTAGTCTGTATGTGATGCCTTCTTCCAGAGTGAGACCCCATAGGAACGAGTAGTTACCAGCGGTCCATCTGTAATGAAAAAGTGAATGTCAACAAATTGTCAATAAATTTGAACAAACATTAATTTTACATTATGACCCCGATTTGATGCTGATATTGATAACCTCTTCCCTGTGACGAAATAGGACATGACTTAGGATAAAGGTTAGCATGATTAGGAGTAAAGATTAGGGCacgattagggttagggattaggatGAGGGTTATGATTATGGTTGAAGGGGGCATCACTGCCATTCTGAAGTTGGTTCGCAAAATATACTACACTTATTATCTAATACCGCTCTGAatattttgaattatgaattaGGATATAGCTTTCTAaggtattaaaacattttaataaacaaACCTTTAGCAACTTGTTTTTGAACAAATCATGAAATTGCATATGCCAGATTGGTAGCCTAATTGTAATCATAACAAGAAAATTTATAAAGAACCAAATTGGTTGAAACGAaagatatcgccattttgacgtcgccattggattaacacataatcatgaaatctcacaaacaattctaaatttgttatgcggtgtcaaagcaaaattaccttactctaaaaccgttggggtacgacaaagtaccccaccgtaagtatgttgtttttcaatgtataactgctaaccgtatattttgaatggggctgtcagccttgtattttcgccagcctcgaacgttaCTAGTCAGGTGACCTATACCGCCTGACACTACACGTATTATCTAATACCGCCctcaatattttgaaataaaagtaACATAGCTTTCTGAGGTAAGCtttctaaataaaaattcctttaaaaaaggaatggggcgcccaatgtgagctggacgggatatgatgatcaaatacgagagaaatgcttcatggaaatGAAGCAACAAACTTTTAGCAACTTGCTTTTTGAACAAATCATGAAATTATAAAGGTCTAATTGGTAATTAATTATTATAACCACGAAATTTATAAAGAACCATGATAAAGAACCAAATTGGTTGAAACGAATTAGTcccaagcatttttttttttaccgaAGCAATTCTTGTCATGTGAAATATTGCCATAGTTTGCATGCTTTTCCATGAATACACTTTTTTGCAACTTTAATAGTTTGACCCTTTCTTGACTCATAACAAATCCAAGTATTAAACACCAAGCTGAGAATTATTACACGGAAATTTATAAAGAATTATCGCGATATTTAGGCTATATTCAAAACATCCGTTTCCGAAATTAATTTAAATTGATGCAGGAAAATCATTTGTGCACCATCGACGGAAAATTAGAAcgcttaataaataaatacagaaggagGGTACCAATGCGCACAGAAATCTTGATGTCTAGGGCGGAATAGAAGAATTTAGATCATTACTGATAACAAACAAATTGTGGTATGCTTGATACATGGTCTTTATAAATAAAATAGCATTATTCAGGTATATTTAGCACTAAACACAAGTGTGTTTTTGATATAAAGTAGGCTAGGTTAGTGCACCATGTACCAAACTGTGTAGAAAGTAGATTGAAGTATTCTGGATATTTACAGGGTTAGTAAACAAAAGTACAATAGGGCAAAGAACTTGATACTACGTTAGAACGATTGTTGTAAGTGTTTTGAAATACTACACTCAATAATAAAGTTAATCACCActgggtttttttattttttatttatttatttatttttttatgaggTTGTTTACTATAAAATTAGATACACAATTTGTCCAGTAGGGGGCCGAGCAGCCAAAAGTGCTATATTTAACGATTTCGTaggatataattatgtttgaaataGACAAAtcatatatatcaaaatattcagAAATGTTCAGAGAATCTTTTCTGCTATGTTGTCAAATTTGCAACCCCTAGCTGATCGTTGAAAAAG belongs to Amphiura filiformis chromosome 18, Afil_fr2py, whole genome shotgun sequence and includes:
- the LOC140139735 gene encoding uncharacterized peptidase C1-like protein F26E4.3, which translates into the protein MNQILQQFVLLLTILAPSSLAQYCSKRPTGCCPGRDDACHVRYRDTLCYCDLFCERTQSDCCPDFFNYCLGQELKKPTISPKGICIFNGQELIEGQQTKVNCQTCTCLPDFFGGHEIICNNKACLIREDLNQRINQGDYGWTAGNYSFLWGLTLEEGITYRLGTLEPAEMVSRMTEVKLEYETPLPDSFDARDKWPGFIEKVMDQGHCGSSWAFSTTAVASDRHAIQSEGKMDMLLSPQNLLSCNTRGQRGCDGGHLDRAWWYMRKRGVVTDNCYPYMSGQSKDAEMKKYSCMLPGEVTEPCPNVKETSGKYKTSPPYRISTKEDDIRAEIMSNGPVQASFEVKEDFYAYAGGVYKYSDAAANDSPDQKETGWHSIRIIGWGTDYSDPRDPKDYWLCANSWGTSWGEDGYFRIIRGQNECQIESFVLGVWAHLDEDTMPQ